A window of the Bacillus andreraoultii genome harbors these coding sequences:
- a CDS encoding acetate kinase codes for MSNILAINAGSSSLKFQLIEMPAENVITKGLVERIGLNDGIFTISVGDEKVKLVQDIPNHEVAVQLLLDQLISTGIIESFDEIDGVGHRVLHGGETFADSVLITDEVLAEIEELIDLGPLHMPPNISGIKVFRKILPNVPQAAVFDTAFHQTMPKSSYLYSLPYEYYEKYGVRKYGFHGTSHKYVSHRAAEMLGKPIEELRLISCHLGNGASITAVQGGKSIDTSMGFTPLEGITMGTRSGNIDPAIIPFIMEKTNQTAEEVIDVLNKKSGLLGITGFSSDLRDIEEAVKEGNERAELALTIFANHIHQYIGSYAAQMNGVDAIIFTAGIGENSSTVRERVLRGLEFMGVYWDKELNETRGDERFISYPFSPVKVMVIPTNEEVMIARDVVRLAK; via the coding sequence ATGTCAAACATTTTAGCAATTAATGCAGGAAGTTCATCATTAAAATTTCAATTGATTGAAATGCCAGCAGAAAATGTAATAACAAAAGGACTTGTTGAACGTATCGGTCTAAATGACGGTATTTTCACAATATCTGTAGGTGATGAAAAGGTTAAATTAGTTCAAGACATTCCTAATCATGAAGTTGCTGTTCAATTATTGTTAGATCAACTAATTTCCACAGGTATTATTGAATCCTTTGATGAAATTGACGGAGTTGGCCATCGTGTGCTTCATGGTGGAGAAACGTTTGCAGACTCTGTACTTATTACAGACGAAGTATTAGCTGAAATTGAAGAATTAATTGACCTTGGACCGTTACATATGCCACCAAATATTTCAGGCATTAAAGTGTTCAGGAAAATATTACCAAATGTGCCGCAAGCAGCTGTTTTCGATACAGCTTTCCACCAAACAATGCCAAAAAGTTCATATTTATATAGCTTACCTTATGAATACTATGAAAAATATGGTGTTCGTAAGTATGGTTTCCATGGAACGAGTCATAAGTACGTTTCACATAGAGCGGCTGAAATGCTTGGCAAACCAATTGAAGAATTAAGACTTATCTCTTGTCATTTAGGTAATGGTGCAAGTATTACCGCTGTTCAAGGTGGTAAATCCATCGATACTTCAATGGGCTTTACTCCACTTGAAGGAATTACAATGGGTACTCGCTCAGGAAATATTGACCCAGCCATTATCCCATTTATTATGGAAAAAACAAATCAAACGGCAGAAGAAGTTATTGATGTGTTGAATAAAAAGAGTGGTTTATTAGGAATTACTGGTTTTTCTAGTGATTTACGTGATATTGAAGAGGCAGTTAAAGAAGGAAATGAACGTGCTGAATTAGCATTGACAATTTTTGCTAATCACATTCATCAATATATTGGTTCATATGCAGCACAAATGAACGGGGTAGATGCAATCATTTTCACTGCTGGAATTGGTGAAAATAGCTCAACTGTTCGTGAACGTGTCCTCCGTGGATTAGAATTTATGGGTGTATATTGGGATAAAGAATTAAATGAAACACGTGGTGACGAAAGATTCATTAGTTATCCATTCTCACCTGTTAAAGTAATGGTCATCCCAACAAACGAAGAAGTTATGATTGCAAGAGACGTTGTACGATTAGCAAAATAA
- a CDS encoding EcsC family protein, whose product MGLSNYELELYRQLQEWEETFFTSNTNDFVKTYDYWIEDTFSKLPSELREKIFTNIDQWLFYVQNGIQQSQNLTEKIDLLLSEARVKNNQVYSVNDLKKLPIEQLNYFAQQQISNHQLLSLLQGGISSSGNNLLLGVDLPLMLVINLRAVQLIGASYGYDMRHPFEMMVALKVFFCATLPRRFQKQEWMELLNEVRDVNHPFFYDEEEPITNTTWLTRPLIQAIKLWAIFMINHKKDKGPSLIGIIFGAGFNHSVTKKITLFAKHFYQYRLLEEKANS is encoded by the coding sequence ATGGGCTTATCAAATTATGAGCTTGAATTGTACCGGCAATTACAAGAATGGGAAGAAACTTTCTTTACGTCGAATACGAATGATTTTGTGAAAACGTATGATTATTGGATAGAAGATACCTTTTCTAAGTTACCATCTGAATTGCGAGAAAAAATATTTACTAATATCGATCAATGGTTGTTTTATGTACAGAATGGGATTCAGCAATCACAAAACTTAACAGAGAAAATTGATTTATTACTTTCAGAAGCTCGAGTGAAAAATAACCAAGTTTACTCAGTAAACGATTTGAAAAAACTACCTATCGAACAGCTTAATTATTTTGCTCAGCAACAAATTTCCAACCATCAGTTACTGTCTTTACTGCAAGGTGGTATTTCAAGTTCTGGAAATAATCTGTTACTTGGAGTGGATCTTCCTTTAATGCTTGTGATTAATTTACGTGCGGTACAGTTGATTGGCGCATCATATGGTTATGACATGAGACATCCATTTGAAATGATGGTGGCGTTAAAAGTCTTTTTCTGCGCAACTCTACCAAGAAGATTTCAGAAACAAGAGTGGATGGAGTTGTTGAATGAGGTAAGGGACGTAAATCATCCGTTTTTTTATGATGAAGAAGAGCCAATAACAAATACTACTTGGTTAACAAGACCGTTAATTCAAGCGATAAAGTTATGGGCAATTTTTATGATTAATCATAAAAAAGATAAGGGACCTTCTCTGATTGGTATTATATTTGGTGCTGGATTCAATCATTCTGTTACAAAAAAGATAACACTATTTGCGAAACATTTTTATCAATATCGTTTGCTTGAGGAAAAGGCAAATAGTTAA